The genomic interval CGGGCGCCGTTGTCGCCACCGGCGGCGGGGCGGTGACCGAGTCGGCCGCCGGCCGCGCCGCGGTCACCGCCTGCCCCGCCCTGTGCGTCTACCTGCACGCGGAGGCCGCCGTGCTGGCGGCGCGCATCTCCGCCGACCCGCACAACCGCCGCCCCGGCCTCTCCGCCGCCGACGCCGACCCCGCGGCCGAGGTCGCGGAGCTGCTCAAGCGGCGCGAGCCGATCTACCGGGCGGTCGCGGACGAGACCGTCGGCGTGGCCGACCTGACGCCCGCGGAGGCCGTCGACGCCGTGGTGGCCCTCCTGCCGCGCTGAAGCGACCGCCACGACTCCGCGGACGCGGGCCCGGCCGCGCACGGCCCGGAGGGAGCCCCGGCGTTCGAGCGGAGCCAGGTGGCGGTGCCACGCCCCCCAGGGCTCAGCGCCCTCGCCATGCCTCGAGGCGACCCGTTTCCACGGTCCGGGCGAGCGATCGCGCGAGCGGCTCGCCGGAAGGGCCTCAGCTGCGCCGCTTGCGGCGCTTCCTCCGGCCGCCGTGGCCCTCCGCCTCGCCGTCCCCGCGGCCGCGGTCGCCGGAGCTGCGTCGGCGGCCGTCGCCGCGCCCGCGTTCCTGCCCGCCCGCCCCTCCCTTGGCCCGGGGCAGCACGTCGCTCCCGGGGAAGACGATGGCCAGGTCCATCTGCCGCGTCACGGTGTTGACACCCGCGATGCGGACGGTGAAGCGGTCGCCGATGGCGATCGTCTTGCCGGAGCGGTCGGCAACGAGCTGGCCGGTGTTGCGGTTGAGCTTCCAGAAGTCGCCGATGGCCGAGGGCAGGTCGCTGATCTTGACGAAGCCGTCGACGAGGAAGCGGTTGAGCTGGATGAAGCAGCCCTGCCCGACGACCCCGGTGACGGTGCCGTCGAAGTCCTCGCCCAGCCGCCCGGACAGCATCTCCAGCACCATGTAGTTGCGCAGCTCTCGCTCGGCCAGCGCGGAGTTGCGCTCGGTGGTGCCGCAGTGCTGGCCGATCTCGACGAGCTCTTCGTGATCGGGCACGGCCTTGTGCTTGGCCAAGCCGTTGCGGATCGCCTTGATGCGGGTCTTGCCCTTGGCCTTGAGCTTCGCGTCGACCTCCAGGTACGCGTCGATCCCGCGGTGGACGATCAGGTCGGGGTAGCGGCGGATCGGGCTGGTGAAGTGCGTGTAGTCCTCGGCGGCGAGGGCGAAGTGGCCGATCAACGCCGGCGAATACTCCGCCTTCATCATCGTCTTGAGCACGGCGAAGTGCACCGCCTGCTGCGCCGGCTTGCCGCGGACCGCCTCGAGCAGCTGCTGGAGCTGGTGGCGATCGGGCTTGTCGGGGATGTTCATCCCGGCGACGCGGCTGTAGCTCTGCAGGTTGCTCGTGTCGAGGCTGTCCGGCTCGGGGTGCGTCCGGCGGAGCATCGGGACGTCGACCTTGGCGAACAGCCGGGCGGCGGCCTCGTTGGCCTCCACCATGAACATCTCAATGATCTTGTGCGTGTACGCGTCGTCTTCGGGGGCGGCGTCCACGACCCGTCCCTCCTCGTCGTAGATCAAGCCGA from Phycisphaera mikurensis NBRC 102666 carries:
- a CDS encoding shikimate kinase; translated protein: MADPPPPTHAPPPRGVVLIGYRGSGKSTVGEALAERLGRPFIDTDADVRARFGGRDAAEVFADPSLGEKGFREVEAAAVAEAMAGAAAGAVVATGGGAVTESAAGRAAVTACPALCVYLHAEAAVLAARISADPHNRRPGLSAADADPAAEVAELLKRREPIYRAVADETVGVADLTPAEAVDAVVALLPR